A section of the Candidatus Effluviviaceae Genus I sp. genome encodes:
- a CDS encoding cyclodeaminase/cyclohydrolase family protein: MTTLDGFLADLASDTPTPGGGSVAALSGALAACLTSMVANLTIGKPKYADAEGAMRDVLARGEALRLELARLMDEDEQAFDRVMAAMKLPKETPGEQARRSEALQSALVDAASVPLEVMGKCVEVIAIARVAAEKGNRNAVSDAGVAALMARAGAHGARLNVLINLPGIRSAEHADFVARTRELVADLAARADRGADDVLGAVQAKLG; the protein is encoded by the coding sequence ATGACGACGTTGGATGGCTTCCTGGCGGATCTCGCGTCCGACACCCCGACCCCCGGCGGAGGCAGCGTGGCGGCGCTCTCCGGCGCGCTGGCGGCGTGCCTCACCTCCATGGTGGCCAACCTCACCATCGGCAAGCCGAAGTACGCCGACGCCGAGGGCGCGATGCGGGATGTGCTTGCGCGAGGCGAGGCGCTCAGGCTCGAGCTCGCCAGGCTCATGGACGAGGACGAGCAGGCGTTCGATCGCGTCATGGCGGCGATGAAGCTGCCGAAGGAGACGCCCGGCGAGCAGGCGAGGCGGTCCGAGGCGCTCCAGTCGGCTCTCGTGGACGCCGCGTCGGTGCCGCTCGAGGTGATGGGGAAGTGCGTCGAGGTGATCGCGATCGCGCGCGTCGCCGCCGAGAAGGGCAACAGGAACGCGGTGTCGGACGCGGGCGTGGCGGCGCTCATGGCGCGCGCGGGCGCCCACGGCGCCCGGCTGAACGTCCTCATCAACCTGCCGGGGATCCGCTCCGCCGAGCACGCCGACTTCGTCGCGCGGACGAGGGAGCTCGTCGCCGACCTCGCCGCGCGGGCCGACCGGGGGGCGGACGACGTGCTCGGCGCGGTGCAGGCCAAGCTGGGCTGA